gcaaaaaatatttcccaaccgaaccgtTGTTCGGTTACGTCGCCAAAAATGTTTCCTAACCGAATATATAGTTCGGTTTGagcaaagaaaattttcaattttttgtaaccgaacttcttactggtaactaatcgtactaatcactaatcattaagtttgtttttggtcataaatttgggtaaccgaacttaattggtCACACCAAATATATAGTTCGTTTTGAtcgcaaagaaaattttcaattttttataatagaacttcttaatggtaactaatcattactaattacTAATTATTaactaataactaattaattactAAACTAACACATTTAATTAAGGAGGGTAAGTTTGATATTAAGAAAaacatttagataaggggtgatttAGGACTACTTATAATATCTTGCCTAAAATAGAATCATGGCCCCCCCCCCccacaaaaaaaaccatggtcccaaaaaatgatTCATACTTAAATGCATCCATTTGGTTCCTCTCTGTAAGAAACATTTTTTCTGCAAAGCCTCAGCCTTCGTCTTATCACCCCGTAAAGATTTCTCTTCTGCCCCAGGCTTGGTATCGTCCAAAATGCATACTAGCTTGGCTTTTCCCCCGGGCTTAATTCGGATACTGGTATATTTGCTTCCACAAACTAGGGAAGTAGGTGCCCACAACTGTCCTGTAGAGTGGTTAAGACATCCCCTTTCGTTCATAGTGCGGGCGGGAGGTAGGGGGTTCGATTCTCACTAGGGAAGGTTCGAACCTCCATTTTCTCCAATTTCCTCTATGAATAGAGCTGAGATTGGATCTTGTTGATGGGGTGGCAGTTGGATTAGCAGTGGGGCTAGTCCAGCTTGATAAATCTGTTCAGTGGCTGTGCCTAGCTgtgccataaaaaaaaaaaaagggtgatGCGCTAGCAGAGGCCATGAAGTTTGGGCCAGCAAAATCTCTTTGGCATGATATACAACAAAGGTTGGTTCTCTTTTATGCATTCAAAAAACAATGGGCTTTAGTATTGTTACTAAAAGAACTACTCAGGCAGTCATTGTTTTGGCTTCCAAAACCAATGCAAGCGCTACTTGTGTCTTTCCCAAGTTTTATTTTGACCATTTGAAGGGTAAAAAAGTGAATGCGTAATTAAAATTACATTTAACGGAGTCAACTAAAGTCAATGTTATTTCCAAATACCAATCTTTAAGTTGGACAAAAGTTAGACCACACGCTAGTTTTTGACAAAAATATAAGTACTAAAAACCAAACCAGAAACACCCTCACTAAAAAGATCAATCCTGTTATAGGGGCGACATGTTTCATTAGAGGGGCCGCAAGTGTGATAAcaatgtccctctagttggttaaggaatgtcctataggggtgtaaattgactaATTTACCCATTCTTTTTTGGTTGAAATACATAATTGTCCTCTCCTATTTCTAAACCTAATGAATCAAAAaagtcaaaatattttttttttcatcttcatcttctcttctcctcttccattaaaactgaaatttTCACCGTCCTCGATTAATCGgaaatttgaaaaattgataatcattgattgaaaactatattagagatgttgaagaagaaggttgacgaagattgaagttagttttgtatcaaaaatcaGGGCTTTGaaacaaaattgaaattgaaatttctatgtagcatgtgagttacggttggtaataacaccaattggaaccgtaactatatatttggttgatgttacggttcatttaactcaaataccaaccgtaagtttttGATTTTGAGAAAGAATGTTCAATTACgatttttttttgcaaccgtaattgatttacggttggtctcgatacttaagttacgaaccgtaattCTTTCtgaatgtttcattttttttatacggtttgtatttgcatcactgttatcaaccgtaattgagttacgacttgtaactcaaataaccttaccaacgGTAAAACATACTGTGTATTAGTTATCCGGTTCAAAAATTAGTTGAAATACCAACCATAAgtcagttacggttggtctcgattcattatTTACCAACCGTTATTTGTTACGGTTGCTATATGCTGTCATGTTTCAAACCGTAATTAGGTTACGGTTCGTACCGATTTttttttaccaaccgtaactggtattccgattgggttttccccaaaatGAACCAGTTAAGGTTGGTATTCGATAATTTATGAACCGTAAcacagagttacggttggtcaaGAGCacaattccaaccgtaagttcttttgaaaatgtaaaagttttgatttttttacgtattttagatatttttgagcgacaaaaagctaatgggaactaatttagaagtataactGGTCATTTTCAGGCTCTGGTTCTTCACATTTTtggctaatttcttcaattgattgagattgaccttgacTTTGtgttaaaacatctctaccatctaacaaatactccatatccGGATCTCCATCAATAGGAatgtagtatttgttttctctatcatatagagattcacccGTCTTAAATTTGttactggaatcactcattttggttgagtgaatcaaaatctaggatttcacaaatatcacaaaagtttttcttttcaacactaaacttttttttttaactctaaaaatctgattttaatttgttttagagtaaatataagtgaaatttgattatcaaAATTAAACTAGATTATCAGCACTGAATTATGTAAGGTTTAATTAGtcattttcaattttctttttataGAGGGTGCTTcaaattaccatgtaatgacccttttttgtCCTATTAACCGCCGCCCCTCTAATGAAATTCGCCACCCCTGTAACAGGATTGAAAATGATTTAACCCCAAAAAAATAGCTGTTCATTTATTTTACTTCTATCCTACATCAAAAGATAACAAACCCCAAAATGTTCCTATTCTTCCATctaaacttatttagatgccatgcTAAGAAATCTTCTTGCAAAGAATTTGCATTCCTCAATTTAATTTTAAACGCCCCCAAAAAATAATTCcaaatttccaagatttttttcttctttttatcaaTCAGCAGCGGGAACCTATAACAGTAAGCATTTCCGAATAGTCAAAGAGTAGTGTGGCTTGCTGCCCACAAAAGAAACCTCACCTATGATGGGGTTAATTTAGACCGCTACCACATCAAAATCGGTATCCGTAGTCAACGAAGCTATCATTTTCATCCGTAGACAGAGACGTCTTTGAGTTGAAAATCCGAAACCCGTTCGAGATAATGGTGCTGACGGAAACGTCTGTACTTTGTAGCCCTTCTTGTAAAGCATATGAAATTGCAACTTTAGAAAACCACCATTAATCCATCCACCGGTCATATGCCAAAAAATAAAGTCAAATATTTCGTCATTCATAGTACACACCCCATTTTCCATTGTTGGTTCACATTTCCTCTcctttggacgaaaaattctaaAGGAAGGACATCATTCGGTATGAAACAGAAGACTTTAGTGATCATTTTTCCATCTTAAGCTGATTTTCTTGTGTGCTAGTTTCAATCGTTGACCTTGACTTTTGACTCCCCGTATCACCAGTAGCTAGCACATGGAATTTGCTTAAATCCATGAACGAGGACTCGTGATGTCAATGGAATTCCAATAAAAAAATAATGCTGTagtttctcttctcttctcctttAGCTTCCATAGCACTGAGTTCCTTTTTGATCCTTCATTCCTTCTCCtccataaacttcttcttcttcatgggaAATGGTAGTAGAAGATGGCCGGATATGACACTCATTTGCACTTTTTTCTTCACCGTTACAGTGCTCCTGATTATTCCTAAATCCAGTTCATTACAGTTCATTTCAACCAACCAATCAATCACAGACGCAGGCAACCAAACTATAGTTTCGTCACCGGGGAAATTCAAACTCGGATTTTTCAGTCCAGAGAATTCGACAGATCGTCGTTACGTCGGAGTTTGGTTCAATAATGTTACGGCTCCGATCACGGCCTCGTCGGTATGGGTAGCTAATGGAGACAATCCGCTCAGAGATACTTCCGGCGTTCTTAAGATTGCAGATGACGGGAATCTTGTAATAGTGGATGGACGGAAGAAGGTTATTTGGAGTAGTAACGTTACTTCCATGGATGCTGCTGCTACTAGTTCCAGAGTTGCCGAACTGTTGGACACAGGGAATCTTGTTCTCCGGGAAACAATAAATGGTAGAAACAGGACACTGTGGGAGAGTTTTGCTTATCCTTCTAACGTATTCTTACCGAATATGAGGTTTGGTGTCAATACGAAAACACGTGAAAAACTGGTGATAACTTCCTGGAAAGACACAGAAAATGATCCGTCGACAGGAAACTATACATTGGAGTTAGACCCCACGGGCGTTCCTCAGAGTATCATCATGGACAACGCAAACGGGAATCAACGCCGGCACTGGCGAAGTGGTCCGTGGAACAACCGGATATTTATAGGCATACCCACCATGTCTTCTACTTATCTTAATGGATTCAATATTCTTACAGATAATAACGCAGGAACTGTCTATCTGACACTAGTGTATTCAGAAGTAAGGACAATCTTGCAAAAGTATACCGTAACTTCTGACGGAAACTTTGTCGAGACTCACTGGaatgaaacaaaaaaacaatGGGTTAAGTTTTGGTCTGCCCAGGACACAGAGTGCGACATGTATGCTAAATGCGGTCCGTTTGGTAGCTGTAACGTATTGGATTCACCCATCTGTAGCTGTCTGAGAGGGTTCGTTCCAAAGTCGGTAGACGAATGGAGTAACGGGAATTGGACAGGTGGGTGTGTAAGGAGGACGGAATTGCAGTGTCAGCGAAGCAAAAATGAAACTACTGGCGCAAGAAACGAAAGTAGTACGGTTTCTGGAGGGATAGAAGAAGCTGATGGTTTTCTGACACTGGAAAGGATGAAGGTGCCTGATTTTGTAGAGAGGTTGGAAGCTGGAAGCGCAGAAGAGTGCGGGCAAAGATGTTTGCAAAACTGTTCTTGCTTGGCTTATGCATCTGAAAGCAACATTGGGTGTATGTGGTGGTCAAGAGATTTAATAGATGTGCAAAAGTTCAGTAACTTCACTCGGTCGCCTGGCGTCAATCTATACATCAAGGTTGCCCATTCAGAACTCGGTAAGTCCTTTTACATTCTATGTTGTGTGAGGCGCTAGGCGCACCTAAGGATCCCTAGGCGCCCAGAAAAAAAAATCGCTCGTATATTCCCCTGTAAAACTTGTGCGCCTTGGGCACCTAGGCCAGCGCCTAGCTCGCCTTTCACAAAGTTATCACTGAACAATACTTTACCatatggaattttttttgttgggaTGCAGATAAGATTATTCCTGGTACAAAAAAGAACGTCAGGTTAAGTATCATAATTCCGGTCGTCATTGCAATAGTTCTGACCAGCCTCTGCACATTGTTCTGTTGGAGGCGGATGGCGAAACAGAGAGGTATAAGAACTTAGAAAAACATGATTCagcatttttttttcaatttatcaTAAATTAACTTTGCAATACGGTTAGAAGTTGAAATATTTAAATTGTAAATATCAAGCAGCAAAAAACAAGAACGGCACGAGATTGCCCATAATTGATAGGTACGGGGACACTTCGGATAAAAACATGTTCGGTGACAACCCAGAACTTGCAATGTTTACTTTCGATACCCTATCTGTTGCTACGAACAATTTCAGTTGGGAGGCTGAACTTGGACATGGTGGTTTTGGTTCAGTCTATAAGGTAACTCCAATTCTTCTTTCCTCCAGTCTTAATTATATCTCCATCTTCCGCTGACATGTTTATTCTCACACTATTTTGATATTCAAGGCGAAGTTGATGAGTGGACTAGAAGTAGCCGTGAAAAGGCTTTCGCAGAGTTCCGGACAAGGCTTAGAGGAGTTTAAGAATGAAGTTGTGGTGATCTCTAAACTTCAACATAGGAATTTAGTTCGACTTTTAGGTTGTTGCATTGAAGGGGAAGAGAAGATATTGATATATGAATATATGCCAAACAAAAGCTTGGATGCATTTCTCTTCGGTACgagtttatttttgttgttgataAATTATATTTCTTGTATACTGCTTGATATTGTGTCTGGATCAGATCCTGCCCAGCGAGCACTGTTAAATTGGAGGAAGTGTTTCGAAATTATCGAGGGGATAACTCGTGGGATTCTTTACCTTCATCGAGATTCTAGATTAAGAGTCATCCATAGAGATTTGAAGGCGAGCAACGTGTTGTTGGATGAAAACTTATATCCTAAAATTTCAGACTTCGGGATGGCAAGGATATTCGGAGGCGATGAGCTCCAAGCAGATACTAGAAGGGTTGTTGGCACATAGTAAGTAACGGATGCTGGTTTTGCATTATTATGTTCCGTCTTAAGTTTACAAGCATTCGTGACTAATGGCTTAATTTGAAATGCAGTGGTTACATGTCTCCTGAATATGCAATGGAAGGCCGATTTTCAGAAAAATCCGATGTTTTCAGTTTCGGTGTGTTGCTAATAGAAATTGTGAGCGGAAAGAAGTGCACAAGTTTTCACCTGCAAGAGTTGTCACTAAGCCTTCTGGGATATGTAAGTTTGTATCCAATACTTAAACATTGTGCAAGTTATTAGGAATCCGGTTTTAGTTAATATTGTTGTTAAATTTCAGGCATGGAAATTGTGGAACGAAAACATGGTGCAGAAGCTGATTGATCCAACATTGTTATCTGAAAAGGCGTACGCGGAAGAAATACTGAAATGCATTCATGTGGGACTATTGTGTGTACAAGAATCTCCCAAGGACAGACCAAACATGTCTACGGTACTTTCAATACTTACCAGCGAAACCACAAATCTTCCGGTTCCAAAGCAACCCGCGTATGTAGATAGAGAGGCATCATCTATATCTTCAGGTTCACTTCATAAGACTGGCAATCTGTTTTCTGTAAACCATGTAACTATCACAAGCATTGATGGCCGTTGAACAAATTTGCACCATTTCCTTTCTGTGAATCAGTCAAGCTATTTCTTGCATATACATGTATACTAAGAAACAATTAACTCAATGATTTTCTCTTTGGAAACAGCAAGAGTTGATATACAGATAAATAGTTGATGTAATGTGCTTGTTAATCTAGAGAGTGTGAATGACCTACAAAGTCCAGGTTGAGCTCTAATGCCACCTCATCTAGTTGAACTCCTCCTTCAAGCATTTTAACAAACAGTTTACATACATTGCATATCTTCTCTTGTGAACATAATACTGAACACATTTACATCAGGGTCAAAACCCATAATCAAATTCCTTCAACCGAcaacaacaaatgatcaaaatgttCAACGTAACATCATCCAGATTAATTCCAAGATCActcgttttcttttctttgtttctttcacAAATTTCTCCTCATACAAACCATATCTATGTTCCTAAATTACAAAACTTAGTGGAGACCAGAGTCCCAACTGGGCCCTTGCTCCGTCCATGTTCGCAGCTCTTGTTCCAATTGGAGAATGTAGTTTCTTACTTTGTGAGTTATCCAGATCTTAGTTAACGAGTCAGAGTTATCTGGATCCTAGTTAAAagatgaaacctgttttgaggcatactgaatttttttgaggcatactaaataatgtcaaaatagggtcactaaataaaaaacaacatcaccccttattCATCCTTTTTgttaatggcataactacccttacataattaacaattatgattagatttgattcaTTAGGAATTTTACGGAttggttaaaaattaaattattagtgttaatttagtagagaaatcaaatttatgtgagagagttaggatttttgagaggaagaagaagaagtgaaaaaaaaaattggttttgagattttagtgattaagagTGACAAAAATGTGTGATTCATATCAGAGGTAGACTTTTATACGaggtttaatgtcctttttataagttgaatgtGTCAAAAAATTGAACTTTTAAAACCCATATCTACTGACCAGAAGAACGGTTCTACTGATCATTTGTCAACcgaacctctttttttttttttttgaaaatgtgcctaggttcggctaacaacttgtcagccgaacctacgtatattttcaaaaaaaaaacactagtggaaaatgggtgttTAACTACCCACATCCGAGACACTCATTAATGGTAGTTGGACCGCCGACCATAAATAACCGTCTCTGATATAATAAGAAAATGGACCATATCCGAGAGCTTAATAAGCTGTCTCAGAATA
This is a stretch of genomic DNA from Papaver somniferum cultivar HN1 chromosome 1, ASM357369v1, whole genome shotgun sequence. It encodes these proteins:
- the LOC113276773 gene encoding G-type lectin S-receptor-like serine/threonine-protein kinase At1g11300 isoform X3 — protein: MGNGSRRWPDMTLICTFFFTVTVLLIIPKSSSLQFISTNQSITDAGNQTIVSSPGKFKLGFFSPENSTDRRYVGVWFNNVTAPITASSVWVANGDNPLRDTSGVLKIADDGNLVIVDGRKKVIWSSNVTSMDAAATSSRVAELLDTGNLVLRETINGRNRTLWESFAYPSNVFLPNMRFGVNTKTREKLVITSWKDTENDPSTGNYTLELDPTGVPQSIIMDNANGNQRRHWRSGPWNNRIFIGIPTMSSTYLNGFNILTDNNAGTVYLTLVYSEVRTILQKYTVTSDGNFVETHWNETKKQWVKFWSAQDTECDMYAKCGPFGSCNVLDSPICSCLRGFVPKSVDEWSNGNWTGGCVRRTELQCQRSKNETTGARNESSTVSGGIEEADGFLTLERMKVPDFVERLEAGSAEECGQRCLQNCSCLAYASESNIGCMWWSRDLIDVQKFSNFTRSPGVNLYIKVAHSELDKIIPGTKKNVRLSIIIPVVIAIVLTSLCTLFCWRRMAKQRAAKNKNGTRLPIIDRYGDTSDKNMFGDNPELAMFTFDTLSVATNNFSWEAELGHGGFGSVYKAKLMSGLEVAVKRLSQSSGQGLEEFKNEVVVISKLQHRNLVRLLGCCIEGEEKILIYEYMPNKSLDAFLFDPAQRALLNWRKCFEIIEGITRGILYLHRDSRLRVIHRDLKASNVLLDENLYPKISDFGMARIFGGDELQADTRRVVGTYGYMSPEYAMEGRFSEKSDVFSFGVLLIEIVSGKKCTSFHLQELSLSLLGYAWKLWNENMVQKLIDPTLLSEKAYAEEILKCIHVGLLCVQESPKDRPNMSTVLSILTSETTNLPVPKQPAYVDREASSISSGSLHKTGNLFSVNHVTITSIDGR
- the LOC113276773 gene encoding G-type lectin S-receptor-like serine/threonine-protein kinase At1g11300 isoform X1, with the protein product MGNGSRRWPDMTLICTFFFTVTVLLIIPKSSSLQFISTNQSITDAGNQTIVSSPGKFKLGFFSPENSTDRRYVGVWFNNVTAPITASSVWVANGDNPLRDTSGVLKIADDGNLVIVDGRKKVIWSSNVTSMDAAATSSRVAELLDTGNLVLRETINGRNRTLWESFAYPSNVFLPNMRFGVNTKTREKLVITSWKDTENDPSTGNYTLELDPTGVPQSIIMDNANGNQRRHWRSGPWNNRIFIGIPTMSSTYLNGFNILTDNNAGTVYLTLVYSEVRTILQKYTVTSDGNFVETHWNETKKQWVKFWSAQDTECDMYAKCGPFGSCNVLDSPICSCLRGFVPKSVDEWSNGNWTGGCVRRTELQCQRSKNETTGARNESSTVSGGIEEADGFLTLERMKVPDFVERLEAGSAEECGQRCLQNCSCLAYASESNIGCMWWSRDLIDVQKFSNFTRSPGVNLYIKVAHSELDKIIPGTKKNVRLSIIIPVVIAIVLTSLCTLFCWRRMAKQRAAKNKNGTRLPIIDRYGDTSDKNMFGDNPELAMFTFDTLSVATNNFSWEAELGHGGFGSVYKAKLMSGLEVAVKRLSQSSGQGLEEFKNEVVVISKLQHRNLVRLLGCCIEGEEKILIYEYMPNKSLDAFLFGTSLFLLLINYISCILLDIVSGSDPAQRALLNWRKCFEIIEGITRGILYLHRDSRLRVIHRDLKASNVLLDENLYPKISDFGMARIFGGDELQADTRRVVGTYGYMSPEYAMEGRFSEKSDVFSFGVLLIEIVSGKKCTSFHLQELSLSLLGYAWKLWNENMVQKLIDPTLLSEKAYAEEILKCIHVGLLCVQESPKDRPNMSTVLSILTSETTNLPVPKQPAYVDREASSISSGSLHKTGNLFSVNHVTITSIDGR
- the LOC113276773 gene encoding G-type lectin S-receptor-like serine/threonine-protein kinase At1g11300 isoform X2, which encodes MGNGSRRWPDMTLICTFFFTVTVLLIIPKSSSLQFISTNQSITDAGNQTIVSSPGKFKLGFFSPENSTDRRYVGVWFNNVTAPITASSVWVANGDNPLRDTSGVLKIADDGNLVIVDGRKKVIWSSNVTSMDAAATSSRVAELLDTGNLVLRETINGRNRTLWESFAYPSNVFLPNMRFGVNTKTREKLVITSWKDTENDPSTGNYTLELDPTGVPQSIIMDNANGNQRRHWRSGPWNNRIFIGIPTMSSTYLNGFNILTDNNAGTVYLTLVYSEVRTILQKYTVTSDGNFVETHWNETKKQWVKFWSAQDTECDMYAKCGPFGSCNVLDSPICSCLRGFVPKSVDEWSNGNWTGGCVRRTELQCQRSKNETTGARNESSTVSGGIEEADGFLTLERMKVPDFVERLEAGSAEECGQRCLQNCSCLAYASESNIGCMWWSRDLIDVQKFSNFTRSPGVNLYIKVAHSELDKIIPGTKKNVRLSIIIPVVIAIVLTSLCTLFCWRRMAKQRAKNKNGTRLPIIDRYGDTSDKNMFGDNPELAMFTFDTLSVATNNFSWEAELGHGGFGSVYKAKLMSGLEVAVKRLSQSSGQGLEEFKNEVVVISKLQHRNLVRLLGCCIEGEEKILIYEYMPNKSLDAFLFGTSLFLLLINYISCILLDIVSGSDPAQRALLNWRKCFEIIEGITRGILYLHRDSRLRVIHRDLKASNVLLDENLYPKISDFGMARIFGGDELQADTRRVVGTYGYMSPEYAMEGRFSEKSDVFSFGVLLIEIVSGKKCTSFHLQELSLSLLGYAWKLWNENMVQKLIDPTLLSEKAYAEEILKCIHVGLLCVQESPKDRPNMSTVLSILTSETTNLPVPKQPAYVDREASSISSGSLHKTGNLFSVNHVTITSIDGR
- the LOC113276773 gene encoding G-type lectin S-receptor-like serine/threonine-protein kinase At1g11300 isoform X4, whose protein sequence is MGNGSRRWPDMTLICTFFFTVTVLLIIPKSSSLQFISTNQSITDAGNQTIVSSPGKFKLGFFSPENSTDRRYVGVWFNNVTAPITASSVWVANGDNPLRDTSGVLKIADDGNLVIVDGRKKVIWSSNVTSMDAAATSSRVAELLDTGNLVLRETINGRNRTLWESFAYPSNVFLPNMRFGVNTKTREKLVITSWKDTENDPSTGNYTLELDPTGVPQSIIMDNANGNQRRHWRSGPWNNRIFIGIPTMSSTYLNGFNILTDNNAGTVYLTLVYSEVRTILQKYTVTSDGNFVETHWNETKKQWVKFWSAQDTECDMYAKCGPFGSCNVLDSPICSCLRGFVPKSVDEWSNGNWTGGCVRRTELQCQRSKNETTGARNESSTVSGGIEEADGFLTLERMKVPDFVERLEAGSAEECGQRCLQNCSCLAYASESNIGCMWWSRDLIDVQKFSNFTRSPGVNLYIKVAHSELDKIIPGTKKNVRLSIIIPVVIAIVLTSLCTLFCWRRMAKQRAKNKNGTRLPIIDRYGDTSDKNMFGDNPELAMFTFDTLSVATNNFSWEAELGHGGFGSVYKAKLMSGLEVAVKRLSQSSGQGLEEFKNEVVVISKLQHRNLVRLLGCCIEGEEKILIYEYMPNKSLDAFLFDPAQRALLNWRKCFEIIEGITRGILYLHRDSRLRVIHRDLKASNVLLDENLYPKISDFGMARIFGGDELQADTRRVVGTYGYMSPEYAMEGRFSEKSDVFSFGVLLIEIVSGKKCTSFHLQELSLSLLGYAWKLWNENMVQKLIDPTLLSEKAYAEEILKCIHVGLLCVQESPKDRPNMSTVLSILTSETTNLPVPKQPAYVDREASSISSGSLHKTGNLFSVNHVTITSIDGR